A window of the Salvelinus alpinus chromosome 3, SLU_Salpinus.1, whole genome shotgun sequence genome harbors these coding sequences:
- the prrt2 gene encoding proline-rich transmembrane protein 2: MALNTNTNPAPAIWPGEEQPSLLDQDASLLSPAPIIAVTVTSPPEMEEQEIHSTTTSFGPCLSQATAGELVIVINEKMENSNGIHPAPADTTSSVISSPPRRQQSISYSHHPHNSKTRKGSRAGSIGYTAFSPRPSISRHSSIATNPPIDRAKPKDYLILAVLACFCPVWPINIVGFVYSVMSKNSLEQGNLDGARRLGRLARMLSTVSLIGGTVIIIACIVNLAINVKS, from the exons ATGGCTCTGAACACAAACACGAACCCAGCCCCCGCCATTTGGCCAGGCGAGGAACAGCCGTCCCTATTGGACCAAGATGCATCATTGTTAAGCCCAGCTCCCATCATCGCTGTGACTGTCACGTCCCCACCAGAGATGGAGGAACAAGAGATCCACAGCACCACCACCAGCTTTGGGCCCTGCCTGAGCCAAGCCACGGCTGGGGAACTGGTCATTGTGATCAATGAGAAAATGGAGAACA GTAATGGTATACACCCAGCCCCTGCTGACACCACCTCCTCAGTCATCTCCTCACCTCCCAGAAGGCAGCAGTCCATTTCTTACTCCCACCACCCCCACAACAGCAAGACCCGGAAGGGGAGTCGTGCCGGTTCCATCGGCTACACCGCCTTCTCCCCACGGCCCTCCATCTCACGCCACTCCAGCATCGCCACCAACCCACCCATTGACAGAGCCAAGCCTAAAGACTACCTAATACTGGCTGTGCTGGCTTGCTTCTGCCCTGTCTGGCCAATCAACATTGTGGGGTTTGTCTACTCTGTTATG TCCAAGAACAGTCTGGAGCAGGGCAACCTGGATGGAGCTCGACGATTGGGTCGTCTCGCCAGGATGCTCTCTACAGTGTCACTGATAGGAGGGACAGTCATCATCATTGCCTGCATTGTAAACCTGGCGA taAATGTGAAATCCTGA